A region from the Colwellia sp. PAMC 21821 genome encodes:
- the nagZ gene encoding beta-N-acetylhexosaminidase, translating into MGPVMLDVHGTSLSQEDKEILQHPLVGGLIFFTRNYQSPEQIADFSQQIRIAAKKPILIAVDHEGGRVQRFRDGFSLIPAMGKLWQMSEENLTLAKELAKQSAILMALEVQAVGIDISFAPVLDINNISDVIGDRAFHQQPDYVTELAEAFIDGLHQVGMKATGKHFPGHGSVKADSHIDLPIDNRSKADVFQQDLLPFQQLIARGKVDALMPAHVIFPDVDSQAVGFSHYWLQNILREQLGFNGVIFSDDLSMQGAASVGGYIERAEAAQAAGCDMLLLCNNRDGCIDVLDNANISISSVGAQRLSMLLKKADSQWSSLKNNSAWQQARQSLSNFR; encoded by the coding sequence ATGGGTCCAGTTATGCTTGATGTGCACGGCACATCATTGTCTCAAGAAGATAAAGAAATTCTTCAACATCCACTGGTTGGTGGATTAATCTTTTTTACTCGCAATTATCAATCACCAGAACAAATTGCCGATTTTAGTCAACAAATTCGAATCGCGGCAAAGAAACCTATTTTAATCGCGGTTGATCATGAAGGCGGTCGTGTACAACGCTTTCGAGATGGTTTTTCGTTGATCCCTGCTATGGGTAAATTATGGCAAATGTCAGAAGAAAATCTTACATTAGCTAAAGAACTAGCCAAACAAAGTGCGATATTAATGGCATTAGAAGTGCAAGCGGTCGGCATTGATATTAGTTTTGCACCTGTACTTGATATTAATAACATAAGCGATGTTATTGGTGATAGAGCCTTTCATCAACAGCCTGATTATGTCACAGAATTAGCTGAAGCTTTTATTGATGGTTTGCATCAAGTTGGTATGAAAGCAACCGGAAAACATTTTCCAGGTCATGGCAGTGTTAAAGCTGACTCTCATATAGATTTACCGATAGATAACCGTTCAAAAGCTGATGTTTTTCAACAAGATTTATTACCATTTCAGCAACTTATAGCCAGAGGAAAAGTTGATGCGTTAATGCCTGCACATGTTATATTTCCTGATGTTGATAGCCAGGCAGTCGGTTTTTCTCACTATTGGTTACAAAATATTTTACGTGAACAACTCGGGTTCAATGGCGTAATTTTTAGTGATGATTTATCGATGCAGGGCGCAGCGAGTGTCGGTGGTTATATTGAACGTGCTGAAGCGGCACAAGCCGCAGGTTGCGATATGTTATTGTTATGTAATAACCGAGACGGCTGTATTGATGTGCTCGATAATGCCAATATTTCAATTTCGTCAGTCGGCGCACAGCGGCTTAGCATGTTATTAAAAAAAGCAGATAGTCAGTGGTCATCATTGAAAAATAATTCCGCATGGCAACAGGCTAGGCAGTCTCTGAGTAATTTCCGATAG
- a CDS encoding SLC13 family permease, which yields MKLTRQLFIPLAPVIAVCFYFILQALGLESKASIAAAITLLTVIWWVTEALPIPATSLVPFALLPLFGVVDHKTVASALGSHVILLLMGAFMLSKAIEKSGAHERLAVYMVRMVGVNSGRRMVLGFMIASAFLSMWISNTATTLIMLPIALAILKHIDNQKLKVALILGIAYAANVGGVGTPIGTPPNVIFMGIYEEQTGIEFGFLEWMKIGVPIVVLAVPIMAFWLTRNVKLEQDIHLPVLGPWRAEETRTLWVFGLTALAWITRSEPFGGWSGVFGVEIAGDSTIALFAVVLMFIVPNGKGARLLDWDSAKTIPWGMLLLFAGGIALAKGFVASGLSGLLGQWLATFANLPAIIMILTICLVVTYLTEITSNTATATLLMPILAAAAIASGYDPKVLMVPAAICASCAFMLPVATAPNAIAYGTGEIEIQDMVREGAVLSFIIACLVGITCYLLLL from the coding sequence ATGAAATTAACTCGACAGTTATTTATTCCGTTAGCTCCTGTCATAGCCGTATGTTTTTACTTTATTTTACAAGCCCTAGGCTTAGAGAGTAAAGCGTCTATTGCAGCGGCTATAACGCTATTAACCGTAATTTGGTGGGTTACTGAAGCACTGCCTATTCCTGCAACATCTTTAGTCCCTTTTGCCTTGTTACCACTTTTTGGTGTTGTTGATCATAAAACGGTCGCATCCGCCTTGGGTAGCCACGTAATATTGTTGCTAATGGGGGCATTTATGCTGTCAAAAGCCATAGAAAAAAGTGGCGCGCATGAGCGCTTAGCTGTTTATATGGTGAGAATGGTTGGCGTAAATAGTGGTAGGCGCATGGTGCTAGGCTTTATGATCGCAAGTGCATTTTTAAGCATGTGGATCTCTAACACCGCAACAACCCTAATTATGCTCCCTATAGCCTTAGCTATTCTGAAACATATTGACAATCAGAAGCTTAAAGTGGCTTTAATTCTAGGTATTGCCTATGCCGCGAATGTTGGCGGCGTAGGTACGCCGATTGGAACACCGCCGAATGTAATTTTTATGGGCATTTACGAAGAACAAACCGGCATTGAATTTGGCTTTTTAGAATGGATGAAAATTGGTGTACCCATTGTCGTTCTCGCTGTGCCAATTATGGCCTTTTGGCTAACCAGAAACGTTAAGCTTGAACAAGATATACATTTACCCGTTTTAGGACCATGGCGTGCAGAAGAGACTCGAACATTATGGGTGTTTGGTTTAACCGCGCTCGCATGGATAACACGTTCAGAACCCTTTGGTGGATGGAGCGGAGTTTTCGGTGTTGAAATAGCCGGCGATAGTACCATCGCATTATTTGCGGTTGTGCTGATGTTTATAGTCCCGAACGGTAAAGGTGCTCGACTACTGGATTGGGACAGCGCTAAAACTATTCCATGGGGCATGTTATTGCTATTTGCTGGTGGTATCGCATTAGCTAAAGGTTTTGTAGCCTCAGGATTAAGTGGTTTATTGGGACAATGGCTTGCAACATTTGCAAATTTACCTGCAATTATCATGATTTTGACTATTTGTTTGGTGGTTACATACTTAACCGAAATAACCAGTAACACCGCTACGGCGACTTTGTTAATGCCTATTTTAGCTGCCGCGGCTATTGCCTCAGGATATGATCCTAAAGTGTTAATGGTGCCAGCAGCAATATGTGCGAGTTGTGCCTTTATGCTACCTGTAGCAACTGCACCAAATGCTATAGCGTACGGAACCGGTGAAATTGAAATTCAGGATATGGTTAGAGAAGGGGCTGTTCTTAGCTTTATTATTGCGTGTTTAGTGGGGATTACTTGTTATCTGTTATTGCTCTAA
- a CDS encoding IS110 family transposase yields the protein MKITTIGLDIAKSIFHMFAVNKNGRFVKKKQLRRKQVLSFMATLEPCLIVMEACGSANYWARKFIELGHQVKLIAPQYVKPFVKGNKNDYNDAEGIAEAAQRPTMRFVPIKSIEQQDIQNFHRQRERIKKERKALASQIRGLLGEYGIVINKGISAIRNELPDILEDATNELTYLSREIFNELWLEFQVTEVKFKACEVRLNTMNKENEICVRLDEILGIGAITASATYAAAGDGKDFVNGRHFSAWLGLVPGQHSTGGKATLLGISKRGNSYLRTLYIHGARAVLRHSENKTDRFSLWAQALKSRRGHNKACVAVANKIARMAWVIMAKGESYRPAI from the coding sequence ATGAAGATTACTACAATCGGTTTAGACATTGCAAAATCAATTTTTCACATGTTCGCTGTGAATAAAAATGGGCGATTTGTAAAAAAGAAACAATTAAGAAGAAAACAAGTGTTGAGTTTCATGGCAACATTAGAGCCTTGCCTAATTGTAATGGAAGCTTGTGGCAGTGCGAACTACTGGGCTAGAAAATTTATTGAATTGGGGCACCAAGTAAAACTTATTGCGCCTCAATATGTAAAACCCTTCGTTAAAGGCAATAAAAATGATTATAACGATGCCGAAGGTATTGCAGAGGCAGCGCAACGCCCGACCATGAGGTTTGTGCCAATTAAATCGATAGAACAACAAGATATTCAAAACTTCCATCGACAACGTGAACGCATAAAGAAAGAACGTAAAGCATTAGCAAGTCAGATACGAGGCTTGTTAGGAGAATATGGCATTGTCATCAATAAAGGTATTTCTGCAATTCGCAATGAACTGCCGGATATTTTAGAGGATGCGACAAATGAGTTAACGTATTTAAGTCGGGAGATATTTAATGAGTTATGGCTTGAATTTCAAGTCACAGAAGTGAAGTTTAAAGCGTGTGAAGTTCGCTTAAACACGATGAATAAAGAAAATGAAATATGTGTTCGCTTAGATGAAATATTAGGTATTGGAGCAATCACAGCTAGCGCTACTTATGCAGCTGCAGGAGATGGAAAAGACTTTGTAAATGGTCGACATTTTTCGGCATGGCTTGGGCTTGTTCCTGGGCAGCATTCAACGGGTGGAAAGGCCACCTTACTCGGTATAAGTAAACGCGGTAATAGTTATTTAAGAACACTATACATCCACGGGGCCCGGGCAGTATTAAGGCACAGTGAAAACAAAACTGACCGATTTAGTTTGTGGGCACAAGCGTTAAAATCCCGACGAGGACACAACAAAGCATGCGTTGCTGTGGCGAATAAAATAGCAAGAATGGCTTGGGTAATAATGGCGAAGGGGGAAAGTTATCGCCCGGCTATATAA
- the dsbB gene encoding disulfide bond formation protein DsbB, producing MNCLSQLSLNQRAWQLLAVSALCFELIALYFQYFMGLEPCIMCIYQRTAVWGVFLAGVIGAFGCQNVVLRIVAFALWATGAIWGFIIALEHVDMQSTTMSFLFSCEFVPNFPTWAPLHQWLPALFEATGDCGDIMWQFLGFSMPQVMLVIFGVYSAVFAIVLSARLLKEKMF from the coding sequence GTGAACTGTTTAAGTCAATTATCTTTAAATCAACGAGCGTGGCAACTGCTCGCTGTTAGTGCCCTATGTTTTGAATTGATCGCATTGTACTTTCAATATTTTATGGGACTTGAGCCCTGCATTATGTGTATTTATCAACGCACAGCAGTATGGGGAGTTTTTCTAGCCGGTGTTATTGGAGCCTTTGGATGCCAAAACGTAGTGTTGCGTATTGTCGCTTTCGCTTTATGGGCCACAGGAGCTATATGGGGCTTTATCATTGCTTTAGAACATGTTGATATGCAATCTACAACCATGTCGTTTTTATTTAGTTGTGAGTTTGTGCCAAATTTCCCCACATGGGCACCTTTACATCAATGGTTACCCGCCTTATTTGAAGCAACGGGTGATTGTGGAGATATTATGTGGCAATTTCTTGGTTTTAGTATGCCACAAGTAATGTTGGTTATATTTGGTGTCTATAGCGCTGTGTTCGCTATCGTTTTATCGGCGCGGTTGCTCAAAGAAAAAATGTTTTAA
- the nhaB gene encoding sodium/proton antiporter NhaB, producing MQQSFMNAFYKNFLGNSPEWYKLAIITFLVINPVLFFVVDPYVAGWALVIEFIFTLAMALKCYPLQPGGLLAIEAVAIGMTSPGQVMHEMILNFEVILLLIFMVAGIYFMKSLLLFLFTKIVTKVRSKVMVSLLFCFSGAFLSAFLDALTVIAVIISVAIGFYSVYHKVASGKDVLIEHDHTSDNELAEYSRADLEQFRGYLRNLMMHAGVGTALGGVCTIVGEPQNLVIGQQAGWEFLEFAIRMSPVTIPVFFAGLLTCFSLEKLKWFGYGVALPENVYNVLNEYDIAESEKRNTLDNAKLVIQGVIAVWLIVGLALHLAPVGIIGLSVIILATAFTGVTEEHQIGHAFEEALPFTALLAVFFAVVAVIVDQSLFTPVITWVLTYEGNMQLVMFYLANGFLSMVSDNVFVGTVYITEITKALAAGQITRDQFDLLAVAINTGTNLPSVATPNGQAAFLFLLTSALAPLIRLSYGRMVIMAFPYTIVLTIVGLLAISTGHLSESTDYFYEIDLIQHHDGGAAIKAPGGH from the coding sequence ATGCAGCAATCATTCATGAATGCGTTTTATAAAAACTTTCTAGGCAATTCGCCAGAATGGTACAAACTCGCAATAATTACATTTTTAGTCATCAACCCCGTATTGTTTTTCGTTGTAGATCCCTACGTCGCAGGTTGGGCATTGGTTATTGAATTTATATTTACCTTAGCCATGGCGCTAAAATGTTATCCGTTACAACCGGGTGGCTTATTGGCTATTGAGGCTGTTGCCATAGGAATGACAAGCCCTGGACAAGTAATGCATGAAATGATTTTAAACTTTGAAGTGATTTTATTATTAATCTTCATGGTGGCCGGCATTTACTTTATGAAGAGCTTATTACTGTTTTTGTTTACTAAAATAGTGACTAAAGTACGTTCCAAGGTCATGGTTTCGCTACTGTTCTGTTTCTCAGGTGCATTCTTATCAGCCTTTTTAGACGCCTTAACAGTAATCGCGGTTATCATCAGTGTTGCTATTGGTTTTTACTCTGTTTACCACAAAGTTGCTTCAGGTAAAGATGTACTTATTGAGCACGACCATACCAGTGACAACGAATTAGCTGAATATTCACGTGCAGATTTAGAACAATTTCGTGGCTACTTACGTAATTTAATGATGCATGCTGGTGTTGGTACGGCGTTAGGTGGTGTTTGTACTATCGTTGGTGAACCTCAAAACTTAGTTATTGGACAACAAGCCGGTTGGGAATTTCTTGAATTTGCTATTCGTATGTCACCAGTCACTATTCCAGTATTCTTTGCTGGTCTTTTAACTTGTTTCTCTTTAGAAAAACTAAAATGGTTTGGTTACGGTGTTGCGTTGCCTGAAAATGTTTACAATGTGTTAAATGAATATGATATTGCTGAAAGTGAAAAGCGCAATACATTAGATAATGCCAAACTTGTTATCCAAGGTGTTATTGCCGTTTGGTTAATTGTGGGTCTGGCATTGCATTTAGCGCCGGTCGGTATTATTGGCTTATCTGTTATCATTCTAGCAACCGCGTTTACTGGGGTTACTGAAGAGCATCAAATTGGCCATGCCTTTGAAGAAGCCTTACCTTTCACTGCACTATTAGCGGTATTTTTTGCTGTTGTCGCGGTCATTGTTGATCAAAGCTTATTTACGCCAGTTATCACTTGGGTATTAACCTATGAAGGTAACATGCAGTTAGTTATGTTTTACCTAGCTAACGGCTTTTTATCGATGGTTAGTGACAACGTTTTCGTTGGTACGGTATACATAACAGAGATCACAAAAGCATTAGCTGCTGGACAAATTACTCGTGACCAATTTGACCTACTAGCGGTAGCGATTAATACAGGTACCAACTTACCAAGCGTTGCAACGCCAAATGGTCAAGCGGCATTCTTATTCTTATTAACTTCAGCGTTAGCTCCGTTAATTCGTTTGTCATATGGTCGAATGGTCATCATGGCTTTCCCGTATACTATAGTGTTAACTATTGTCGGTTTACTGGCTATCTCAACTGGGCATTTAAGTGAATCTACTGACTATTTTTATGAAATAGATCTAATACAACACCATGATGGTGGAGCTGCAATTAAAGCACCTGGTGGACACTAG
- a CDS encoding HDOD domain-containing protein, whose translation MLTNNSTAFYDVMFGDVNAEIPMHKLEIKILQKVKVILNDPKMLGQHIPALPAMLVRLLNTIQDPDSDVSSFVEIIKQDPSFAIEVLQKANSATYHRGDKEILSLSRAVSFIGLAGLLRIATTLLMARVIPCKPIYYKMFGKQIWLHSVQCATLCELLADNNDENGFDGYFLGLIHDLGKIIIFDCLSKALAEEITSLPGTKIFKELMTEMSVDISYLIAIEWNLPNIYCEGLRQQKTENRSALAALLYKADKLSEVYLLMMKGIVSEETCADILAKNSVDKALWLEFTGIAAEIEVRIV comes from the coding sequence ATGCTAACAAACAATTCAACGGCTTTTTATGACGTCATGTTTGGCGATGTTAACGCTGAAATACCAATGCATAAGCTCGAAATCAAGATATTGCAAAAAGTAAAAGTAATATTAAATGATCCCAAAATGCTCGGTCAGCATATTCCCGCACTTCCCGCTATGTTAGTTCGTTTATTAAATACAATTCAAGATCCTGATTCAGACGTATCGAGTTTTGTTGAAATAATAAAACAAGATCCATCATTCGCCATAGAAGTGTTACAAAAAGCGAACTCTGCAACTTATCATCGAGGTGATAAAGAAATACTATCGTTGAGTCGAGCAGTGTCGTTTATAGGTTTAGCAGGTCTTTTACGAATTGCGACTACGCTTTTAATGGCGAGAGTTATTCCTTGCAAACCCATTTATTACAAAATGTTTGGTAAACAAATTTGGCTTCACTCTGTGCAGTGCGCCACACTCTGTGAACTATTAGCCGATAATAATGACGAAAATGGTTTTGACGGCTATTTCTTAGGTCTGATTCATGATTTAGGGAAAATTATCATATTTGATTGTCTTTCTAAGGCTTTAGCCGAAGAGATAACAAGTTTACCAGGAACAAAAATTTTTAAAGAGTTGATGACTGAAATGTCTGTCGATATCAGTTATTTGATCGCGATAGAGTGGAACCTACCGAATATTTACTGCGAAGGTTTACGGCAACAAAAAACTGAAAACCGTTCAGCTTTAGCTGCGTTGTTATATAAAGCAGATAAATTAAGCGAAGTATATTTGTTGATGATGAAGGGGATAGTTTCTGAAGAAACTTGTGCAGATATACTGGCTAAAAATTCCGTCGATAAAGCACTTTGGCTTGAGTTTACTGGAATTGCCGCTGAAATCGAAGTCAGAATAGTTTGA
- the fadR gene encoding fatty acid metabolism transcriptional regulator FadR — translation MVIKAHSPAGFAEQYIVESIWNGGFPPGTILPAERELSELIGVTRTTLREVLQRLARDGWLTIKHGKPTKVNNFWETSSLNILETLAQLDQEGIPDLVENLLSARTNISAIYVRGAIKNNPEKTIELLSAIEDVEDTGEAFAEFDYKLNKELVVASGNSIYLLILNGFRGLYSRLGSLYFAHPRGREITRTFYKKLIELAKAGQFDESVYAVRKYGVESGKLWIELKDEVLKELAE, via the coding sequence ATGGTTATAAAAGCGCACAGTCCAGCAGGATTTGCCGAACAATATATTGTTGAATCTATTTGGAATGGTGGATTTCCACCGGGTACTATTTTACCCGCTGAACGTGAATTATCAGAACTCATCGGCGTCACAAGAACGACATTAAGAGAAGTGCTACAGCGCTTAGCACGCGATGGTTGGTTGACCATAAAACACGGTAAACCGACTAAAGTTAATAATTTTTGGGAAACATCTAGTCTCAATATTCTTGAAACATTAGCACAGCTTGATCAAGAGGGTATTCCTGACCTAGTCGAAAATTTGCTGTCGGCGCGAACTAATATCAGTGCAATTTATGTGCGTGGCGCTATTAAAAATAACCCTGAAAAAACTATAGAGTTATTGTCGGCTATTGAAGATGTTGAAGATACTGGCGAAGCTTTTGCAGAGTTTGATTATAAACTCAATAAGGAGCTTGTAGTTGCTTCTGGTAATTCTATTTATTTATTGATTTTAAACGGCTTTAGAGGTTTGTACTCGCGTTTAGGTAGTTTGTATTTTGCTCACCCTAGAGGCCGAGAAATAACGCGAACATTTTATAAAAAACTGATTGAATTAGCAAAAGCTGGCCAATTTGACGAGTCGGTATACGCGGTTAGAAAATACGGTGTTGAGTCGGGTAAACTCTGGATAGAGCTAAAAGACGAAGTGTTAAAAGAGCTTGCTGAATAA
- a CDS encoding SpoVR family protein, which translates to MTKRKPLDDSSDWTFPKLEQYQSEIERVAKHYRLDTYTNQIEVITAEQMMDAYASVGMPIGYNHWTYGKKFIQTEQTYKRGQMGLAYEIVINSDPCISYLMEENSMAMQALVMAHACYGHNSFFKGNYLFKSWTDASSIIDYLVFAKKYIADCEHKHGIDDVEACLDACHALMNHGVDRYKRPQKISLEAELKRQKERESYLQSQVNMLWRTVSNDENDGGQTKAVFPTEPQENILYFIEKNAPLLKPWQRELVRIVRKVSQYFYPQKQTQVMNEGWACFWHYTILNHLYDEGLVTEKFMLEFLHNHTNVVAQVDYNSPYYSGINPYALGFNMFIDIRRICESPTEEDKQWFPDIAGSNWLDTVHFAMENFKDESFISQYLSPKLMRDFKLFHLHDDSNKSYIEVGAIHNQSGYQKIRTMLSDQYNLSNLEANIQITNADISGDRSLTLRYIPHQQVALADSKDEVLKHLYYLWKFDVKLLQENEQGVDEIIAQCPQPDE; encoded by the coding sequence ATGACTAAGCGAAAACCACTCGACGATAGCAGTGACTGGACATTTCCTAAGCTCGAACAATATCAAAGTGAAATTGAACGTGTTGCAAAACATTATCGTTTAGATACTTACACGAACCAAATTGAAGTGATCACCGCCGAGCAAATGATGGACGCCTACGCGAGTGTCGGCATGCCCATTGGTTACAACCATTGGACTTACGGTAAAAAATTTATACAAACTGAGCAAACCTATAAACGAGGACAAATGGGCTTAGCTTATGAAATTGTGATTAACTCTGACCCCTGTATTTCGTATTTAATGGAAGAAAACTCCATGGCGATGCAAGCACTCGTTATGGCACACGCTTGCTATGGACATAACTCATTTTTCAAAGGTAATTATTTATTTAAATCATGGACCGACGCTAGTTCCATTATTGATTACTTAGTATTCGCCAAAAAATACATTGCTGACTGTGAGCATAAACATGGGATTGACGATGTTGAAGCATGCCTTGACGCTTGTCATGCGCTAATGAATCATGGTGTAGACCGCTATAAACGACCACAAAAAATATCACTGGAAGCAGAATTAAAGCGACAAAAAGAACGAGAATCTTACCTACAGTCACAAGTCAACATGCTTTGGCGAACCGTTTCAAATGATGAAAATGATGGTGGACAGACTAAAGCGGTATTTCCAACCGAGCCGCAAGAAAACATTCTCTATTTTATCGAAAAAAATGCTCCACTTTTAAAACCTTGGCAACGTGAATTAGTTCGCATTGTAAGAAAAGTTTCACAATATTTTTACCCTCAAAAGCAGACCCAAGTTATGAATGAAGGTTGGGCTTGTTTTTGGCACTATACCATTTTAAACCATCTTTATGATGAAGGCTTAGTGACCGAGAAATTCATGTTAGAGTTTTTACATAATCATACGAATGTTGTCGCACAAGTTGACTATAACAGCCCTTACTACTCTGGTATAAACCCCTACGCATTAGGTTTTAATATGTTTATAGATATTAGACGGATATGTGAAAGCCCAACCGAAGAGGACAAGCAATGGTTTCCTGACATAGCAGGCAGTAATTGGCTTGATACCGTACACTTTGCCATGGAAAACTTTAAAGATGAAAGCTTTATAAGTCAGTATTTATCGCCGAAGTTAATGCGAGATTTTAAACTATTTCATTTACACGATGACAGCAATAAAAGTTATATCGAGGTTGGCGCTATTCATAATCAAAGTGGCTATCAAAAAATACGCACTATGTTATCTGACCAATACAACTTAAGTAATTTAGAAGCTAACATTCAAATAACTAATGCTGATATTAGCGGCGATCGCTCATTAACTTTACGCTATATTCCGCATCAACAAGTAGCACTTGCAGACTCGAAAGATGAAGTATTAAAGCACCTATATTACCTTTGGAAGTTTGATGTAAAACTATTACAAGAAAATGAACAAGGCGTAGACGAAATTATTGCACAATGCCCACAACCCGATGAATAG
- a CDS encoding YeaH/YhbH family protein, translating to MTNFIDRRLNSKNKSTVNRQRFIRRYKSQIKQSVSEAINKRGVTDITSGENITITKKDLSEPFFHQGSGGIKDRVHPGNDQFTTGDQIARPPQQQGQGQGSGQGDASDSGEGSDDFVFSISKDEYLNLLFEDLELPNLEQNQLDTIIDYKTVRSGYCAEGAASNIDIVKSLQGSIARRIAMTADKRRQLKALEAELALLEQDRHDNVRAKNKLIKAIEIIKASISKVPFIDSFDLRYRNYAKQAVPSSKAVMFCLMDVSGSMDQATKDIAKRFYILLYLFLTRTYETIDVVYIRHHTQAKEVDEHEFFYSQETGGTIASSALELMIDIIEQRYNEKEWNVYGAQASDGDNWADDSPHCQQLMRESILPKSRYFSYIEITQRAHQSLWQQYSQIADTNDAFSMEHIRTVEDIYPVFRALFKRKSVQAA from the coding sequence ATGACAAACTTTATCGATAGGCGGTTAAATAGCAAAAATAAAAGTACGGTTAACCGCCAACGTTTTATCAGGCGTTATAAAAGCCAAATTAAGCAGTCTGTATCTGAGGCGATAAATAAACGTGGCGTAACTGATATTACCAGTGGTGAAAACATTACCATCACCAAAAAAGACTTAAGTGAACCTTTTTTTCATCAAGGTAGTGGTGGCATTAAAGACCGTGTACACCCGGGTAATGACCAGTTTACGACCGGCGATCAAATTGCTCGACCACCGCAACAGCAAGGCCAAGGTCAGGGCAGTGGTCAAGGCGACGCGAGTGATTCTGGTGAAGGTAGTGACGACTTTGTTTTCTCTATTTCTAAGGATGAATATCTAAATTTACTTTTTGAAGATTTAGAACTGCCTAATTTAGAACAAAATCAATTAGATACAATTATTGATTATAAAACCGTACGCTCCGGTTATTGCGCGGAAGGCGCAGCCTCAAATATTGATATTGTAAAATCGTTACAAGGCTCAATAGCGCGCAGAATTGCCATGACGGCTGATAAACGCCGCCAACTTAAAGCGCTCGAAGCAGAATTAGCCTTGCTCGAACAAGATAGACACGACAACGTTCGAGCTAAAAACAAGCTTATAAAAGCTATTGAAATCATTAAGGCTAGCATTAGCAAAGTGCCTTTTATTGACTCGTTTGACTTACGCTATCGTAATTATGCCAAACAAGCTGTCCCAAGCTCAAAAGCGGTGATGTTTTGTTTAATGGATGTTTCTGGCTCTATGGATCAAGCAACTAAAGATATCGCCAAGCGCTTTTATATTCTTTTATACCTATTTCTTACTCGCACATATGAAACCATCGACGTGGTTTATATTCGCCACCATACTCAAGCTAAAGAAGTGGATGAACATGAGTTTTTTTATTCACAAGAAACCGGCGGAACCATTGCTTCAAGCGCTTTAGAACTGATGATCGACATTATAGAACAGCGCTATAATGAGAAAGAATGGAATGTCTATGGCGCACAAGCGTCCGATGGCGATAATTGGGCTGACGACTCGCCACACTGCCAGCAATTAATGCGCGAAAGTATATTGCCAAAATCAAGATACTTCAGTTATATCGAAATCACTCAACGTGCTCATCAAAGCCTTTGGCAACAATATTCACAAATTGCTGATACCAATGATGCCTTTTCAATGGAACACATAAGAACAGTTGAAGATATATACCCTGTATTTAGAGCGTTATTTAAGAGAAAAAGTGTACAAGCGGCGTAG